TGAGAGCAGGGGCACAGGGGATCGGGGCCAAGCCAGGGACTGTCCGCCCGCTTTTCCTTCGCCGGGGGCGGAAACGCTCACCGCCTCCCCAGGCCGCGCCGGCAGCTCCCGCGCCCGCGGTGCCCTTCCCCGCGCCCGCGGAGCCGAGTAAAATCTCCAGGTAAAATCGGGTAGAACTTCATTTAATCTCTACATGCATTAGTAAATTACTGGCAGAGAATAGCTGACTCGAAAACTGCGGCAGCCCTGTGTAAAGTCTGACGACCACAGCAGCGGCGGCGCCCGAGGCTCGCCCCCGTCGCCCCCGTCGCCGTCGGCGTGCTTCTTCCTTCTCCGCTCCAGCCTCCAGCCGCGGGGAAAACGCCAGTACGCACTTGCGACGAGAAAAACGGGAGGGTGCCGACGGCGCGCCCGGGACACGCGTGGTAGGGGCGGTGGGGTGCTTAGCTTGGCACCCAGCGGAAGCGGTACCCGCCGGCGGCCGTGCGGACTGTGAAGGCGCTGCCTTGCGGGAAGGCCAGGGTGCGGATGCTACCCGCCTCCCCCAGCGCAGCCCGCAGGCTGCCGGGTCCCTCCAGCTCCTCGCCGCCGGAGCGCGGAGCGGCGCGGACCGTACGCAGCCCGCGGAAGGCGCCGTGCAGGCTCGGGGCCAGCCGCGGGCGCTCGGCTGTGGGGCTTCCACACGGGCTCCCTCCAAGGCCGGCTCCCGAACCGGCCCCCAGGCTTCGCAGAGGAGCGCGGTGCTTCTCCGATACTTCACGCAGCATGGTGTCCACGCCCGCCGTCTCCTCCTGCGGCTCCTGTCGCTCGTTCCCGTCCCAGGTCCCGGCCGGAGCggcgggaggaggaggtggagaatgaagaggaggaggaggaagggcagcCCCGTCGGCACACTTCGACAGCATCAGCGTCTGCCAGCGGGAGAGAGCACGACTTCCGAGGGCTGTGCCGCACCGCGCATCTCAAACCACCCTGCACAACACtatgtcggtgtgagctgaaattccacccccccccgacaataaccaggctagctcagtctggaagcaaatgaaggctgtacttacaagcagagtctaaaatctacgatgaaatgcaatgaagatgtacaaatatacaaaattcacaacatttacaactatatacaatcaacagaaaagcacaaccgatctccctttgcttccccccaacgggaccctcccaaaggggcctctctctctcccaggagcttccccccagacccacctggacagagaagcagagttagttaagcagaaagttgttaacttagctgccaaggtcagtacgtgttatcttcagccagaagagaagaagaaacagcagccagacagcccagcaactgcccccactgccgaacgcagaatgtgcagagtgcctactttgttttgggtaatagttcttaaacatttctatctatccaatggaagtgtttagaacaatcgttattttgctttcttacacccaatagtgacttatttacattctttcacttttctgttttgaactttgcaaggaaaaattaaaaaggcagtttcaaGCCATCACAAACACCATCTCGGCTTCACCCTGCCCCGCACCCGTCTGACGACACTGCTTCCTCCCACACCACATGATCCATCCCACACCTCACTGCCGTGCCTTGCACTACCCCATCCCACATTGACCCATCCTGCACAACCCTGCCCCAAACTGTACCACACTGTCCCCCACTGCCCTGCTTCACCCTGATGCACCATCTTGATTCACACTGCcccacatcccaccccaccaCGAATCACCCTGTTGTGCACCACACGGTGTCACACTACACCACCTCATCCCACCCCATACCTCCTCCACCACCCCATCCCATGGCCCTATCCCACCTCACACTGTTCGACCTCATCCTGCATGCTATCCCCCAATGCACCCCTCATTCCACCTGCATATAAACAAACACAgccattaaaaacaacaacaaaaaaaaccccaaaccatacAAAAATCTGTAACACCGAATCTATctcattttcaaaggaaaatactgTGTATGTTTACTTATAAGATCCAATCAGCCTAAGTAAttatacacagaaaaaaacaacagcgaTTTGTCTGCTCTGGACCACGTAAAAGACGTTATACCTAGGTAAGTGACAGGCTTATAAGCTACCAGGAAATTAACTAAAGCCACAGCTTCCCTTTAAAAATTTAAACAGAAAGGTATCGTGGAATGGGAGTACCATTCGTAGCTACCAGTTTCATCATGAACACACTTGTTCACGATGTTCAcccttttttcttcagttgACTCATTTTTATGGACTTCAGGACCATTAGATACTAAACACATTTAAGATGAAGATATTCAGGTACACTTTACACTGATCTATGTTACTTAATATTAGAGGAACAACTCCACCTTTACAGTCGCATTTACTATTTGCACTTACTTTCTCCTGGTAAAGAAGCCATCCGTGTGTTTGTAAGTCTCGGTTTACAGAGGAAGGATGCACTTGTGCTTTACCCTGAGCAGTTTCTACCATGCAAGCCAGCTTCTCTGTAATATCCACAGATTCcatatatattatttttccaACGTTGTCATAAAGCCCTGCAGTCAACACGGCTTTAAGAAGAGCTATTTCATGGAGAGAAAGGGATTGTGTGGTTCCATTTCCATCCAATCCAAATTGCATTGTAGGTGCTGTGAACCCTGCTGCTCTGACCACCCTTATGAGTTCTTGCTTCACATCCTGAAATTAGTAAGGTATTAGTAAAACTCTGAATTTAAAAGGTACATGCTCTGCTCCATCAGCATGCAATGATACTTCATGCCAAGTACTTGTGCCTCCCCAGCAGAAAAATCTCTTACTAGAAAAACACTTGTATTTTCTGCAACCACTTTTTAATTCTGTCTGTTTCTAAGAGAAAAACAAGACCTGGAATAGAAGATTAGATACATGGTACTATCTACTGCAAATACTAAGTCTCTCACCTGtagttaaaacaaaaccaaacttgcATCAAAGATCCACTTCTGCCTAGGAGACCTTGGTCACCCAAACTTAAACAGGAAAGCCTAATTAAGACATTTTTTCTACCAAAATAAGAGgccttttatatattttttgtgGCTCATCTTTCAAACTTATCAGAGCTGCCATTTAATACCAACATTAACACAACCTAAGTATTTTAATTCCTAAGCTTCGATTCTTTGGTGGAAGTAAGGATTGGCTTCTCCAATGGCAATGACTGGAAGATGTATAGCAACAAAATGTGTAATCAAAACTCAAAATGCATAGAGAGCTACCTCATTTGAGGGCGTGCATGTAATCAGTCCTTAGCATTCCACTTGTTTGTGTCTTGTCTAAATTGTAACTCTTATATAGCACATCTTTCAAACTGGATGACATTTTCAGAGGGAAATTTTAACAAATAACTTCCCTGTGAAGAGCAGAATTATTTGGTTTACCTCCAGAGTTAACAGTGAAGTCCTATTAAGAAAATTTCTTCTGCAATAAGTCATTTCAGTACGATATCCCCCTTCTTGTCGAGCCCTTTTCCACCTAAGAAACCCCTCCTTATTACagcaaaaaccccccaaaaccaaaaaaaaaaaaaaaaaatcacatcaagAGTATAAAAATATGAAAGCGGCATTAAGCTGAAAGGCAATACTGAGTTTTGGTCAGCATCCTCCACTCAAAACTAGAACTAAGTGGAATTAATAAAGATGAATGCTGCTGGTGAAAGACCACACCATATAAATTTGGTAGATACTAACAAAAACATACATGGCAATTTTATCTCAAAAATCACACACTTCTGTCTGTTTTGACAGTGGAAACGAGACTCAGGTGTGGTTTTTTGAGACTTGGTGATAACAtcctaagaagaaaaaagaccCTGAAATGCATGTAGTTGTATAATAAATATACTTGTACTTTCTCAAATACAAAATATTCAGGTCAGCGTATCCCAAACAGCACACAATCTATTTTAGACAGAAAGATAAACAGATCCAGTACACCTCTGTATATGTGGATAGCTAAAAGTCATTAAAAGGATAAGGTACTAAGCAAGCTACATTATGTTAGAATACTTTACAATCTACTGTTCTGATTGAGATGCAAACAATTCAACAGAAGACACTTAATGATTCTTTTCAGAACTACATTACTTAGGTGTTATCAACATCTAGCTATAAGCACAGGAGAATTATCAGTTACCCCAAGTAAGCATTGTAGATTGTTATATGGTCTGAAACTGCCATTGCAAGTGATGACTTTGCAAGATCTGCTTCATCTTTTCGACCAATTGGTGTAGTAAATGGGGATTTTTCTGTCATAACTGCAGCCAGAGTTGCCTGAAGTGAGCAAAGCACACATTTTATTAGAAAATTACAGGCTtatgataaaaaaatattaccgGTAACATGTAATCATAATTTAACTTCTACTACATCTCAAGGGAAACTTCTCACCATAAAAATTTCTTACACATAACTCACAATTTAGATTAATAGTGCCTTATACAtacagataaaagaaaaacaaaccgaAAACTCACATGAAATTGCCAACTGACAGAGCAATACCTGGTACGACACACTGAAGATCAGATTAAGCAACTGCTTGAGATTATACCACTTTAACAGCAGGTATCGAGAAAATAAGGAATTTTAACTTAATTTTCAGCAACTAACATACTTAGGCTTCCTCCTAATTTGCAGTAAATTAAATAGAAAAGGTGAAAGTATAAACTCTGCCACAGTTTTCCTACAGTAAACTACCACATCAATTAATCTCCAATAACTTTACATCAGCAGATTATTGGTCCACAAACTGTGGGGTAATCTAGATTGGTCCAACCTACACATAAAAGGGCTTTTTCTCTAAGTATCATATTCCCTGGAATAGTAGCAGACAGAACTGAGGATTAAGTCTGACTACCCCCTTGTGAAAAGTACCTAGgagtttagaatcatagaatcatttaggtgggataagacctttaaggtccttgAACCCAAGTGTAAAGAGCACAAGAACATTTCCCTCCATGACATCCAGGTGCCCTCATCTTGAAATACCTATTTTAACTTCTTGCATCATCCTTTCAAAAAAATATGCTTCAAGAAATCAAACTGATTGTAAAGAGTTAACCGTTTATGCTTTTCAGAAATGTAGATATCTTTTTTTAACTCACCACAGGATCCAAGCAGCCAAATATAGCGCCAAATATAAGCATTTTGCCAATCTTTACATTGACAGGAAGGGCTGCAAGGTGCTGGCCCAATGGAGTCAGCTTGGGCTCATTTAACAGACAAGCCCCAATCTTCCTCAACAGGTTCATTGCATTACCAATTActtgctgctgtggtgggtcTAAGGCTCTAGAGAGGAAATCTTCAGGGGAGCCAAGACTGCATTTCTGTGGAGTAAATGGGCATATATTTCAACACAAAAATTGCAACAAACTTTTGTGGCAGCTACAGAGGAAACTGGAAAGCCATTCTTGCAATCAAAAGCCTACATTCCCTCCCCTCTAAATCAGCTTCTTGGTTCCCAGAACACAGACGTGCCCTGTAGTAAATTAACACAACCACTGTTTGGAAGAACCACCAATCAGAGAAGCGTGTTACCAGTGAAGACATATGAGCAGGAGACTCTCAGACTTGACGAGATGCAGCTCCACATGGCACTATTTTGTCAGGCTGCCATTCTTCCCCATGTGTATCCTACTCACTcatgatggagagagggaatGGAATTGCAGAAATAAGTTTGAAGGGTATTTAAGTTTGAATTGCCACTCTGAGGTAAACTGAAATAGTATAGCATGTTGTTCTCAGTCAGCAGCATGTTCTGGATTTTCCAACCCATAGGTACTGGGTTCCCTCACACCGTGGTGGCAGAAGCCCCACTAACTACATAGGATTAGGGCTGtcccagaaaacatttttagacAAAAAGGTCAGTAATTCCAAAACCACATGGTAGTATGAAGGTGTAATTCCTCCAAAGGCATATGTAATATTTTTACCAGGAAAGCCAGCAATTCTAAAACCACAGTCATACCATAATATGAAGGCATAATTCTTCCAGAGGCACACGCAGTATTTCTGGCACAGAATATTCCATGAAACTTTCAAACCTGCAGCATCACAAAAACATCAAAAGACAAATATTCAGTTTACTCTTCAAATTCAACACAAACTCAGATTTCACATGCTCCTTCTTTGCAGATGTTGTTGAGGGGTAAGGTAGGAATGGCACTTATTTTAATGCATAGATAAGGCAGGAATGGCACTTATTTTAATGCATAGATAAACTGTTCATCCTTTGAATTAAGTCATGTGGAAAGCAAAAGTTTtattgaaagagaaggaaaggcagCAAGACCTCAATTAAAAACAAGCCTTAAAAATGCATAGCTTTAAAACTGGAAGTCTTGTACATGACTAAAATCCACATTTCATTAGTTATGTATAAGCATTTCTCAGACTTCCAAACAAGTAGGAAAAAGGTTATTCCACTGCAGTAACAGAAACTAATTCTGCAGTGGTGCATAATTTGTTATTTTCCCCATCTCTTATGCATAGAGATATCACCTCAGAAACCTACAGATttgtctcattaaaaaaaaaagttcaaagtTCAGGAAGTTAGGTTTGTGGGGCAGTAGATGTTTTTAAACACTGGTCTTTTAAAATTCCTTGATGCTGCACTTTATAAtgtgtttggaaagaaaaaatcatAGAGTATGCtaagaataaaataaactttaaaaaaatcattaagcAGACTACTGTTAAGACTTACTACTATGATGTTCAAattatgataaaaaaaaataaatctttccagTTTACAGTAACTAAAGAGAACTTTAACAAGACTTCTGGTTTtaccacaggaaaagaaaaaaaagacaaaaatattgaTGAGAGTTACCAAATCTTCCTTAACCAAGTTTACAGTACCTTTCTCTTGTGTACATTCGGAAGCAGAATCCATCCCTAACACGGCCAGCTCTTCCTTGTCGCTGCAGAGCACTAGCTTTACTaacaaaggtctcttccagagaACTCATCTGACTACTTTCATGATACCTTAAAAACGGTAAAGTGAGTGCCCATTCAGATTTTCAGAATTAAAGTTTTAATGCATACTTAAATACCAGCATATTGATAATATATCTAAATAGTAT
This is a stretch of genomic DNA from Indicator indicator isolate 239-I01 chromosome Z unlocalized genomic scaffold, UM_Iind_1.1 iindZ_random_scaffold_243, whole genome shotgun sequence. It encodes these proteins:
- the LOC128979974 gene encoding ATP-dependent RNA helicase DHX29-like, producing the protein MSSLEETFVSKASALQRQGRAGRVRDGFCFRMYTRERFESFMEYSVPEILRVPLEELCLHIMKCSLGSPEDFLSRALDPPQQQVIGNAMNLLRKIGACLLNEPKLTPLGQHLAALPVNVKIGKMLIFGAIFGCLDPVATLAAVMTEKSPFTTPIGRKDEADLAKSSLAMAVSDHITIYNAYLGWKRARQEGGYRTEMTYCRRNFLNRTSLLTLEDVKQELIRVVRAAGFTAPTMQFGLDGNGTTQSLSLHEIALLKAVLTAGLYDNVGKIIYMESVDITEKLACMVETAQGKAQVHPSSVNRDLQTHGWLLYQEKVE
- the LOC128979973 gene encoding uncharacterized protein LOC128979973; this translates as MQDEVEQCETLMLSKCADGAALPPPPLHSPPPPPAAPAGTWDGNERQEPQEETAGVDTMLREVSEKHRAPLRSLGAGSGAGLGGSPCGSPTAERPRLAPSLHGAFRGLRTVRAAPRSGGEELEGPGSLRAALGEAGSIRTLAFPQGSAFTVRTAAGGYRFRWGGAEGLRQREALEEAVPLPRQHPGPPAPDRSLLGRVWASVCGLSLTDDKVLHIIKELIKTENGN